One part of the Pseudomonas leptonychotis genome encodes these proteins:
- a CDS encoding peroxiredoxin, producing the protein MAVAIDTPVADFQAQATSGQTIQLSALQGQQVVIYFYPKDSTPGCTTEGQGFRDQYPAFQAANTLVFGVSRDSLKSHENFKCKQAFPFELISDKEEVVCQLFDVIKLKKLYGKEYLGVDRSTFLIDKEGVLRQEWRGVKVPGHVDAVLAAAQALHKT; encoded by the coding sequence ATGGCCGTAGCAATTGATACACCGGTTGCCGACTTCCAGGCGCAAGCCACCAGCGGCCAGACCATCCAGTTGTCCGCACTCCAAGGCCAACAAGTGGTGATCTACTTCTACCCGAAAGACAGCACCCCGGGTTGCACCACCGAAGGCCAGGGCTTTCGCGATCAATACCCGGCGTTTCAGGCGGCCAATACACTGGTCTTCGGTGTTTCACGCGACAGCCTGAAATCCCACGAGAACTTCAAGTGCAAGCAAGCGTTCCCCTTCGAGCTGATTAGCGACAAGGAAGAGGTTGTGTGCCAGCTGTTCGATGTAATCAAGCTTAAGAAGCTCTACGGCAAGGAATACCTGGGCGTTGATCGCAGCACCTTCTTGATCGACAAAGAAGGTGTGCTACGCCAAGAGTGGCGTGGCGTTAAAGTACCAGGCCATGTTGATGCCGTACTGGCCGCCGCTCAGGCACTGCATAAGACCTGA
- a CDS encoding AI-2E family transporter — protein MFKVLQDWLHRYFSDEQAVVLALLLIVGFAAILTLGGMLAPVLTGLVLAFLMQGLVNAFERMRLPHVAAVWLVFTLFMSMLALFMLVLMPLLWQQLSTLFNELPRMATEWQSVFMLLPQRYPNLISDAQIVQLIGSLRGEAGKFGQWALSFSLSSLPMLVSIMIYLVLVPILVFFFLKDREVISQWFRGYLPRERALITRVAEEMNTQIANYIRGKVIEIIICGVVTYIAFVYMGLNYAALLALLVGLSVVVPYIGAVVVTVPVALIGLFQWGFADQFIYLMVVYGIIQALDGNVLVPLLFSEAVNLHPVAIICAVLLFGGMWGFWGVFFAIPLATLFKAVIDAWPRSEPVVMP, from the coding sequence ATGTTCAAGGTGTTGCAGGATTGGTTGCATCGTTATTTCTCCGACGAGCAGGCGGTGGTGCTGGCGTTGCTGTTGATCGTCGGTTTCGCTGCCATTCTGACTTTGGGCGGTATGTTGGCCCCTGTGTTGACCGGTTTAGTGCTCGCGTTTTTGATGCAGGGTTTGGTTAACGCTTTTGAGCGCATGCGCTTGCCACATGTGGCGGCGGTCTGGCTGGTGTTCACTTTGTTTATGAGCATGCTGGCCTTGTTTATGCTGGTCCTGATGCCATTGCTCTGGCAGCAGCTGAGTACCTTGTTCAACGAGCTGCCGCGTATGGCCACAGAGTGGCAGTCGGTGTTTATGTTGTTACCGCAGCGCTACCCGAATCTGATCAGTGATGCGCAGATCGTACAGCTGATCGGCAGTTTGCGAGGGGAGGCGGGCAAGTTCGGCCAATGGGCGCTGTCATTCTCTCTGTCCAGTTTACCGATGCTGGTCAGCATCATGATCTACCTAGTGCTGGTGCCGATTCTGGTGTTCTTCTTTCTCAAGGATCGCGAGGTTATTAGTCAATGGTTTCGCGGCTACCTGCCGCGTGAACGTGCGCTGATTACCCGGGTGGCGGAGGAGATGAACACGCAAATCGCCAACTATATCCGCGGCAAGGTGATCGAAATCATCATCTGCGGCGTGGTCACCTACATCGCGTTCGTTTACATGGGGCTTAACTACGCGGCGCTGCTGGCTTTGTTGGTCGGTTTGTCGGTGGTGGTGCCTTATATCGGCGCGGTGGTAGTGACGGTGCCGGTGGCGCTGATTGGCCTGTTTCAATGGGGCTTCGCTGACCAGTTTATCTACCTGATGGTGGTCTACGGCATCATTCAGGCGCTTGATGGCAATGTGCTGGTGCCGCTGTTGTTTTCTGAGGCAGTCAACCTGCATCCGGTGGCAATTATCTGCGCCGTACTGTTATTTGGTGGCATGTGGGGCTTCTGGGGGGTGTTTTTCGCCATCCCGCTGGCGACCTTGTTCAAGGCGGTGATCGATGCCTGGCCGCGCAGCGAGCCAGTGGTTATGCCGTAG
- a CDS encoding sulfurtransferase TusA family protein — protein MTDMQWRAEDFDAQLDVCGLNCPLPLLKAKLELNRLASGAVLMVEATDAGSQRDFRAFANLAGHSLLREEVEAGVYRYWLRKA, from the coding sequence ATGACTGATATGCAATGGCGTGCCGAGGACTTCGATGCGCAACTGGACGTCTGTGGTCTTAACTGTCCGCTTCCCTTACTCAAGGCCAAGCTGGAGCTTAATCGCCTTGCCAGTGGCGCTGTGCTTATGGTCGAGGCCACTGATGCGGGTTCGCAGCGCGATTTTCGTGCCTTCGCCAATCTGGCGGGGCATAGCCTGTTGCGCGAAGAGGTTGAGGCAGGTGTTTACCGTTACTGGTTACGTAAGGCTTAG
- a CDS encoding M48 family metalloprotease, giving the protein MSLLRPTLLTLACLLATPAMASDLPSLGDASSSIVSPQQEHQLGRAWLSLVRGQVSQLDDPQLKDFVETSVYRLSETSQLQDRRLEFVMLNSPQINAFAAPGGIVGVNGGLFLYAQTEAEYASVMAHELAHLSQRHFARGLEAQQRMQIPVMAGMLAGIIAAAAGAGDLGIAAIASTQAAAMQEQRRFSRQNEQEADRIGLVNLEKAGFDPRAMPSMFERLMRQYRYDRKPPEFLLTHPVSESRIADTRNRAEQYAAEGITDSVRYQLMRARVQLTYEETPGLAAKRFRNMLDENPKMEAARYGLAIAQIKSGQHKQARETLQPLLDTSPNDVSYNLAQVELDMAANRLSDAQSRVDRLLSLYPNNYPVNQAHIDLLMKQARTQEAERALDDMLKSRGKDPDVWYQVAEVRGLSGNTIGLHQARGEYFALVGDYNQALEQLDFAKRRASNNFQLASRIDARQRELIEEQRIIEQMLR; this is encoded by the coding sequence ATGAGCCTTCTGCGCCCTACCCTGTTGACGCTGGCCTGCCTGCTGGCAACCCCCGCCATGGCCAGTGACCTGCCCTCCCTTGGCGATGCCAGTTCGTCCATTGTTTCACCGCAACAAGAACACCAGCTCGGGCGCGCCTGGCTGAGCTTGGTGCGCGGCCAAGTCAGCCAGCTCGACGACCCGCAACTCAAGGACTTCGTCGAAACCAGCGTGTACCGCCTGAGCGAAACCAGCCAACTGCAGGACCGGCGCTTAGAGTTCGTTATGCTCAACAGTCCGCAGATCAACGCGTTTGCCGCACCCGGCGGTATTGTCGGGGTAAACGGCGGGCTGTTTTTGTATGCTCAGACCGAGGCTGAATACGCCTCGGTCATGGCGCACGAATTGGCGCACTTGTCGCAGCGCCACTTCGCGCGCGGACTGGAAGCTCAGCAACGCATGCAAATACCGGTAATGGCCGGCATGCTTGCGGGGATTATTGCCGCTGCGGCGGGTGCAGGCGACCTGGGCATTGCGGCTATTGCCTCCACGCAGGCCGCCGCCATGCAAGAACAGCGACGCTTCTCCCGGCAGAACGAGCAAGAGGCTGATCGCATCGGCCTGGTTAACCTGGAGAAGGCCGGTTTTGATCCGCGCGCCATGCCCAGCATGTTCGAACGCCTGATGCGCCAGTATCGCTACGACCGTAAGCCGCCCGAATTTCTTCTGACGCACCCGGTATCAGAGTCGCGTATCGCCGACACTCGCAACCGTGCCGAGCAATACGCCGCAGAAGGCATCACTGATAGCGTGCGCTACCAGCTAATGCGTGCTCGCGTGCAGCTGACCTACGAAGAAACCCCTGGGTTAGCCGCTAAACGCTTTCGCAATATGCTCGACGAAAACCCGAAGATGGAAGCCGCACGCTATGGGCTGGCCATCGCACAGATCAAAAGCGGCCAACACAAACAGGCCCGCGAGACGCTGCAACCGTTATTGGATACCTCACCCAACGATGTGAGCTATAACCTGGCCCAGGTAGAACTGGACATGGCCGCCAATCGCTTGAGTGATGCTCAGAGTCGCGTCGACCGCTTACTGAGCCTGTACCCAAACAACTACCCGGTGAACCAAGCACACATCGACCTGCTGATGAAGCAGGCGCGCACCCAAGAAGCAGAGCGCGCGCTTGATGACATGCTGAAAAGCCGTGGCAAAGACCCGGACGTTTGGTACCAGGTGGCAGAAGTACGCGGCCTGAGCGGTAACACCATTGGTCTGCACCAGGCCCGCGGCGAATATTTTGCCCTAGTCGGCGACTACAACCAGGCGCTGGAGCAGCTCGACTTCGCCAAGCGCCGAGCCAGCAACAACTTCCAACTGGCCTCACGCATCGACGCCAGGCAACGTGAGTTAATCGAAGAGCAGCGCATCATCGAGCAGA